Proteins encoded within one genomic window of Callithrix jacchus isolate 240 chromosome 11, calJac240_pri, whole genome shotgun sequence:
- the TEX47 gene encoding testis-expressed protein 47, producing the protein MSFSVHKQKGSKRPLPLEPLLLPQVPRSNYLHFQEEKQRLHLKKFLLHRMFLVAKIQANVDKKDIADYYEQVFQSVLKHHLGEAVTGLLLMYPTSILHILESSSGTLYQVLLDYIGHEKDETKFFIQKMKIIVISHDIPMRLFMQWHVSVIKVPVMYLDDVTQSQTVKEVITDFLTQTHKLSIHLCKTIKVGTKGPGDNLHQAAADLLLPEQIINYLCKSEEFMDPATFINMYNRPIHITLDSEVVWPAPSHF; encoded by the coding sequence ATGTCCTTTTCCGTCCATAAGCAGAAGGGCAGCAAAAGGCCTTTGCCACTGGAGCCTCTTCTTTTGCCCCAAGTTCCACGTAGCAATTACCTGCACTTTCAAGAGGAGAAACAACGACTGCACCTCAAGAAATTCCTTCTTCATAGAATGTTTCTAGTGGCCAAGATACAAGCAAATGTAGACAAAAAAGATATTGCTGACTACTATGAGCAAGTGTTTCAGTCAGTTTTGAAACATCACCTAGGAGAAGCAGTGACAGGATTACTGCTCATGTATCCTACTTCCATTCTGCATATCCTCGAGTCCTCCAGTGGCACTCTCTACCAGGTTCTTTTAGATTATATTGGCCatgaaaaagatgaaacaaaattttttattcaaaaaatgaaaattatagtcATTTCTCATGACATCCCAATGAGGCTTTTTATGCAATGGCATGTTTCAGTGATAAAAGTGCCAGTTATGTATCTCGACGATGTGACACAGTCACAGACCGTAAAAGAGGTCATCACAGATTTTCTCACACAAACTCATAAACTGTCAATTCACCTTTGTAAGACTATTAAAGTGGGCACGAAAGGACCAGGTGATAACTTACACCAAGCTGCAGCTGACCTACTCCTCCCAGAACAAATCATAAATTACCTATGCAAATCCGAAGAATTCATGGACCCAGCAACATTTATAAACATGTATAATAGACCCATACACATCACTCTGGATTCTGAGGTGGTGTGGCCTGCTCCTTCACATTTCTAG